The following DNA comes from Hordeum vulgare subsp. vulgare chromosome 3H, MorexV3_pseudomolecules_assembly, whole genome shotgun sequence.
TCACAAGGTCATCATATAAAGTTGTTCGTGCCCTGTGGAGTCTTCTATCTATCGatgcacttggaaaacaatctctgAAGAGAATGGTCAACCCTGCTTGGGTTCACAAGACTATATAAATTTTCTTTCCCTCATTCTCATACCAAAAGTCCTATGGCTGACCTCGTTCGGTCTTATATGGTCATATTGTGCATGATGACACAAGTCATCATGCGCCATAAAAGCTTTTTATctcactagcaaaagagcccatgcgttgcaacgggagaaagaaatatcacacactcttaatttataaaaaatggtctataatttaagaatttgtagttacgacacaaataaagatggtcttatcctacaaaaatgcagttcaaaatttcacaggtcttctattttaacacgacttgcacgtagatttaatacgtacaaagaatcagtcaagtgaccttcagtttcatctctaatcttgattttgttgacgtgttcttccccaacccggatgagtaccggtatgaaagaaagacgaataatgacttatttattaagattgcaccctagatagtatttttatgaaACGTTTaatagataaaataatatcatatttaaattctacatatttttctaatcaaattccatatataatatgttaaatttgaagttacggtttaaaagatatgagtattttaaaaaatatttaatatatactacgagtttaatgtcataaacagtaagggtttttttataaaatcacTTCGCTGGGTTTTCCGACCGaatcgatagcctctttattattatgtaaaaATAAAGATAATCTTGTTGGGCCACAAACAATAGCGAATCAAGCTTCGACCAAATGCTAGTGTGACATCTTTCCTACAGCGGGTTGATTCTTCAAGGCATGGCATCGAGTCGTGGTCATGCCCAACAATTAATCAATTTTTGTGACACACCCACCACCCATCTGATCACCAACATCGAAGATCTCACCGACATCATGGAGGACGCAGCCGAGGAGCACGAGGGCAGGGATGAGGAGATGTGCAAGTTTGCGGACAGCCTACAACCAGTCATGGCACTGTTATGCACGTGGCATGCGACCTTTCTCTAGGAGTTCTACATGGTTGATACGCCGAGGTTGATGGCCAGTGATGAAAAGCatctaattttttttgaaataatgtATTTATGCTAGCAAGGGAAAAAATACAAGGTGATGTAGAATCTGATCATCATGCAGAATCAAATTCAAAGTACAAGTCAAAAGGTGATGTAGATGGGTCTTGTACGACCTATGATTGATTTTCACTGCCCTAGAAGTGCGCCCGGCCTGTTGGTAGCCATGTCTTCGTCATATATAAGTAGATCAGTCCCCTAGTGTTTTTCTGGGTTTTTTAGTTAAAATTATTCATTGTGAGGTGCTTCGATTGTGTCGAACGACTTAGCCAAGACTGCTATCGAAACCCCACTTTTATCAATATTTTGTCTATATCCACAATATTAAGATTGCTTTTATCATATTGTTTCTCTTTCTTCGGTGGGTTTTAGGAATAGATCTTCATGCTTATGATAATCTTGTTTCTGGTATCGCAATTGAACTCTAGGAAATTAGTTTAGTGATTTTTAAGTAGCGACTTGGTTGCATGCTGTAATTGTATCGTGAATCGATAGTGATCTTCTAAACAAAAGAACGTACCACAAGACATATTACAACGGAATTGATTAGAAAACTGCCCCCCGCGTCACTTCCTTCCCATGGCGACACGGGTAGCGGCGGCACATGTCTAGCCTTTCTCCCCTCCTCCTCGCACTCAACCTCGCCGCCGCCGGTACGTAGCTCACCTCCGAGAAAAGCCGGAAGGGACCCGACGGCATCGGGCCTTGTTCCTCCACTCGATAGAGGCTAGTTCACGATGGGCAACACGGGGAGGCATCTGCTGGTGAACGCTTGTGTGGTCCTTCTCTGGGcgtcgtgtaggttgcctggaagaTCACCAGGGAGGCGTCCGTGCACGACAATTATTGTGGCTGCACATGCAATGGCTCTTTGGCCCAGACCGAGGAAACCCGATTTGTTTGCTCCGACGTTGGCCTTCAAGGTCTTTTGTCATGCAGTTTTGCTCCCTCTCTTGCAGCATGGAGGCGTGCAGTTGGGTGTGACAGTGTGGTGCGCGCGGTGCGCACATTGCCGTGGTGGGTGCTTGATTTGGGTCACGAATGTCCTGCGCCTGGAGTAAGCTTTGCTAGAAAAGCATCTATCGGCTATCGCTCGTTTGTGGTTCGATCACGGGAGCTTGGTTGTGCTTTGTGTAGTGGCAGGAGCATGTGCCGTACGGCGTGGTTGGCCTCGGTGACACAGCGGCTGCATGTTGCTGTTGGCATGTATAGGTGGCGACGTGGCTTGTTGGAGTCCTCGTtgcggtggtgctggtggtggtgccaGTGTCGAGGTATGCAATCCACCATGGTCAGGATCGCCACTGCTAAATGCGAACGAAGCCGCAACTTGGTTTCATAAGGTTCGCAGCAGCCTTACCCCTACCCAAGGTCAGAGGTGGCAAGGCATAAGGCTTTGGGCAAAATCTTTGTTCTTTGACAGGGGTCGTTGCCAGGGATGTTGGCGCCCGTGGGTGTCCTCCGTGGAGGCATTGTCGAAGAGTACTTCCTTACAAGGGCCATGACTGGTTGGAGTGGAATGGACATCGGAGGCTATTAGATTTGCCGAACCACTCGCAAGTTTTGCTGGGGCGATGGAGCGCACTCCTGTGCGAAAGCATTGTTGTGGACCGGGGTCGATGCCAATGATGGTGATGTCCTCAGCCGTCATTTGCCTTCTTGAACACATTTCTAAAGACCTTGCTCTCAATCTCTCTGaccttgttttcttttcttttctttgttagTATTGTGGTCTTCCAGCCTAGTTTCACTTATAAAGCGGGTCATTGTGTATTTGTTTTTCCTCTCTTATTGAAACTTCCTTGCACGTCAAAGAAAAGATCATGCCACCTTTGCCTATCAATTTGTATCAAGCCTTACATCACACGATCAAACCCATCCTGATCTAGTCGGATTCCTCTAAGGCACTGTTTATTCTTGCTGGGAATATGTTGACACGTTCCGTGTATAGACATCCCGCAGTGAAAACCAAAGCACTCATGGAAGAGAGGGAGTTTGTTTCCCAAAAAACATAGGAAAGAACAAAACGGTAATCCTCTTCTGAGCACGGGCTTAGCTGCTCCCGGTCAGAAAAAAAATACTACAAAAATTcacaaaaatctattttttttgtGTGGTAGATAATTTGATGCATGAGGTCCGcttcaaatttcatctcatttggacaTCTGAGCAACTCTCAGCAAAAaagataaatttggtcaaaaaatttGTAAACAGTCAACCTTTTTCACAGaccaaattttgtcttttttgctgaGAGTTGCTCAGATGTTCAAATAAGCTAAAATTTAAAACGGACCTCACGCATCAAATTGTCTACCACAAAAATAAAATtaggaatttttttaatttttcaagaatttctttttatttttttcgtgaGCCCGGGTACAGATGCACCCTGGTGATGAAACGCCCTGCCCAACAAAATAAGATTGCAAATCGGCTAACTAATACATTCCTATAGAGTCTACTACGGTTGTATGGATGcataaggctggccatagtgggagtaacttaatctagtatcatgtacttggaCTAACAAACATGTTTATGTGACAGACAATTAAAGAaaagggttagagtaacatagatgGATAacataacatgttaaatgctatgctgctATGTgttatgcatgtcaataaataatgACATCTATGATACTaacttatgatactatgcattatagagatagtatcatacaatagtatcatatgcatgatactattatatgatactccccattatGACCAGTCTAAAGGTCCTCGGTGTATCTAGGAACATGTGCCTGTCAACTGAAACCCTCTTATCATGGAAAATAAACTCCCATCTTTCCCTGAAAAATAAAAATCACCTACCGCACTGGTCACTTTGTTCTTTGAAAAAGGGTTtccccgctttgtattacaaagcaaccaaccaAACCATTCAGGGATAGGTGCTGGGGCAGAAGCAGCACAGTTACACCCAAAAGAAACGACAGAGAAAGagcaaaagaaataaatatcgACAACGGCGGATCAACaaaaacgaagaagcctcgcgacCGTTGCGCCCACCGAGGATCCTCCACTAGGCTCCAAGACTCCGAAGCGCCGGCACCAATCAACACCTCTAAGAAGGATCGTGACAATGACGACGCTGCTGCCAAGGGTTTTCCCCGATACACGACGAGGCGAGAGGAATGGTAGCCTTGACGCCCTCCGAAAGGTCGGGTGGCACCCACATGCACCACCGCCCTGGTGTCGGCCAtgccgacaggggtttcccccgatCCCAACCCGCACCTTGGGCATTTCGGAGTCTGCCACCAAACCAACCACCACCCTGCATCAATGCGGTCTTGAGGCCCCCACCCCGTCTCACCAGGACACCGTGAAGTGAGGACAGAATCACCCAAACACTGGTCGCTAGCTTAATTAAAGTACCCATCACCGAACCGTAGGTCCTGACCACACCCTCTGGAGAGCAGGATGCCGGCCGAGAAGgagcgccaatcttgactttttcTTGACTTGGGTTGCGGCAATATATAAATAAAGCGCCGGCGCCGGAAAGGAAGGCTTCGTTTAGCTTATTCCTCCGTTCCGTTATTTGTTTGCTTCACGTGGTGAAATCAAATCAGTGGTGTATCTAGGTGGCAGCACTAAGTACATACTCCTGACAATTTGCTTGCCAACAATTGGAAAGAGAAACATCTGTATCCCTTCTGTTTCCGTAGCTCTAATTATGCGCAACCATACACGTAGTATCCTGTATAGTAGGAGTATAAAAGAAGACAAACATCCATTTTTTCTGACATCGTCTGTGGAAGAAGCAGACTGAGCTGAGCTCCGCTCCTCGGTGGCCCGAAGGAAGCCCGGCACTATATATTCTACTTTGGGAAGGGGGGAAGATTGCAGTCAGTAACTCTGATCAGACGGCTATGGCTGGCGGTGCCTTCGTGGACACGGCCGGCGGAAAGCAATACCCTGGCAAGCTCACCCTGTACGTCGTCTTCACCTGCGTCGTCGCCTCCACCGGCGGCCTCATCTTTGGGTACGACATCGGCATCTCAGGCGGCGTGACGTCCATGGACCCCTTCCTCTTGAAGTTCTTCCCGGAGGTGTACCGGCAGAAGCAGGCGGCGAGCAAGAGCAACCAGTATTGCCAGTATGACAACCAGCTGCTCCAGGCCTTCACATCCTCACTCTACCTcgccgccctcgtcgcctccttcttcgcctccacggTCACCCGCGTCCTCGGCCGCAAGTGGTCCATGTTAGCCGGCGGCTTCACCTTCCTGGTGGGAGCCGCCCTGAACGGCGCCGCCCAGAACGTCGCCATGCTCATCGTTGGACGCATGCTGCttggcgtcggcatcgggttcgCCAATCAGGTAAGATCACTGTTCACTACGTTGATTCTTCTGCATGATGCCATGAGCCCATGACATGAGATGTGTGTGCATCCGGAAGATTCAAAACAGGCTGACTCATTTAGCTATTTCGGTTGTATATATGTCACCCTCAAAGTTAACATCGCAATCCCTTATGCAAATATATGTCGCCCTCAAGGTCACATCAAAATGCCGCCGTATGCAAATATATGTCGCTCAAGTCCAACCAACAAATTTCCAAGAAGTTTGACTGGTTTTTTTTTAATGGGAGGTTTGACTGCTATGTTGTTTACATCACTAGGTCGTGTTTTAGTTACATGATACCGGTTTACAGTTGCCGCTGAAGAAAAAACTTGAttatttgcccccccccccccccccccccaagattgACAAATGGAAAATATATAGCTGTTTGAAATCAATTATTAAAGTTAACATGAAAAAAGTTACCCGATTATATTTTAATGGAATAACACTCCAAAGTATGTACTCTCAAAAAATTATTTGTTAAAAGAAAAAGTCGTTAAAACTTATTTTTCTTTGCTCCAAGTGTCCAAGTAGATCCAACCATGCAAAAAACTAATCTAAAATATTAACTTGTGAGTCACATCCATGACTTGATACCCCTTAAAACACATTAAGACTTGGTGAGGTGGCACGTCTTGCTCGCTCGTAGCATCCCCGATGATGGCTTCGGCGATGTTGGACATCTTGCTTGGTCGGTATGCCTCTCTTGTTCCGGGCTTGTGGGTCTCTTGTCCTTGTGCTCCGGGCATCGTGTTCATGCAACTTTGTTGCCGTGTCACGTCTTGTACCTTAATTTGTATCCATTCCAGTTCCTTCTATGACTTAAAATTACACAAACTTTGTGTATTCGCGTAAAAAAGAGTACATGCAAGACTTGATGAGGTCGACAATTAGGATTATGTGGAAATATGTATGCGGAGATAGAGCTAAGAGTGGGCGCTAGCTATTTAGATACAAAAAAATACTGTTGTATCAATTGGTATGTTGGCAGAAATGAAAACAGAAGGAGACATATATTGGCACATTCATTTCTTCATTTTATTTAGTTCGGTTATGTACCAATGGGGAGGAgttatatttgaaaaatataaACAATCAGCTTCCATTTACAAATGAAAAAGTACAAAATTGCTACTCCTGGCGGTTCTAGCCCGCAGATCACCGTGGTTGTTGTCGGTTTGGCACCACCATGTTTCTTGCTAAAAAATCTCAGCAAAAAACAAAATACTCCATTATTCTATTGCCAAAGCAAAAAAATGTGCCGGTTCCACCAAAATATATCACCGATTCCAGCAATAGTAAGGTCATGTACAATAGTGCTATTTTAGAAGAGAACTTGAAAAAAAGGTTTTGccttctcttatttaagagaaGACAAGAGATGATCTCTTAGCATAATATGTCTCACCATGTTTTTAGGAATAACTAATTATGGAAGATAAGGCTAAGAGAGACCCATTGTAGACTTTTTTTGTCAACTTTAAATTACATGCAAGATTTAAGATAAGACTATCTTATCAACCATTATACATGCCCTAAGCGTGAACGCCACAACTCGCCTACAAAAATATCGCCTATTCCCAGGAAAATATGTTGCCGCTTCcagcaaaaaagaaagaaagaaaattgCATGCCCCAGAAAAACGGTGTCAACATTGTCCGGTGCCAGCTCCAATCGTAGGTGGTTACAGCTTTTTCGCAGGGCCGTTGCAGCAGCAAATCTCTTCGGTTGCAGCAAACCTGACTGCTGGTTCCTGCTTCGCCCGACTCCGCTTCCAGAAGTAAAAAAACTATGGTTGCAGCACCAGAGCCCGGCCGTTTCCACTGCAGGGTTGCCGGTTCCAGGAACACAACTTTCTAGTTTCAGCACTAAGTGATGCAGGACTGGCTGGTTGCAGCAAACATAGCCGTTGGTTCTAACATTGCCGGTTCCATAAAGAAATCTTTGGTTGCAGCATCGAAACGCACGGTCTCCATCTCAGGCGGTTCTCGTTGTAGTCACCATGGTTGTTGGTCGCAGCATCGCGGGACCTTGGGTCGCAGCTCAGAATTGATAGTCACCACTTGATGCATCTCTAGCAACCGTCAGTTGTAGCTGGCCTCCCTCCCTTATCTCCTGCGGTGGATGTTATTGCCACCGCATCAGGGCATGTACAACGGTACTGACTCAGCTGTCTATAAGAGCTACCAACTCAGATTTTTTAGGACGTGGAGGAGAGAAACTAAGGAGAGAGAAACAGTCCGTCGGTAGGATTAACGACGATCTGCAGTCCTTAAAAACCGCTCGCTACAGACGTCAATTTTAGCGTTGTACTATCAAATACGTCTGCAGAAACTACAATTGCCCCTTCTACAGACAGTAAAAATTGTGGGGATGTGGGGTCGGTCGGAGGTGGATGAGATTTAACTTGGTAGATTAATTAGCATATTTCCTTAATTTTAGGATGTTACAGATAGTAGAAAGGACCATCTGTTGTATGAGATGTTTGTAACGTTGTCTATAGATGACGTGGAGGATCGTTGCAGACAACAGCCGATCTGAACCGATATACATGCCCTCATGGAAGATTTGCCTTGGCGGACTTTGAGGCGAGCACTTGCAGGTGATTGTAGGTGGTAGATAGTCCATGGCTGCTTGGGAGAGAGGGGACAGCGAGTGCGAAGGAGAACGATCCAGTCAGCCGTAAAGAGACAAGGTAGAAATAGGCATACGATGGGTTGTTGGCCACATGGAACGGGTGGCGCATGAGTCGGTTGTAGGGCGCGCGGGGGATCCAGTGCCTCGCTCGCAACCAACCCGAATTGTATTGAATCGTTTACCATTTTTAAATATGATGTGTAGCATTGTCTTCTTTTTTTAGAAAGATGGCCAGTGTTGTTGCGTTGTTGGTTTTTCGGCATAATATTTTTGGGTCAtgtctcttttttcctttttctaattTAACTGTGTCTCCTTAATATATTGACTAACTGTAGATTATGTTGTTGGGTGTAACTACATATCTCTTGAAAAAACTGTCAGTATATGGAAACAATTATGACATATAATCTCTCCGTAATAATAAAGCATCGTTCGCTTCTATCGTCCGTCGTGTCACTTTTATAAAAAAACCTAACGTTTCcttaaatcaacccgcagtccgaaTTTATGTTAGAAAACGAAtcattttttttttgcatttttcagaaaaccccctgatgtttccggtaatcaacccgcagtgaggatttaagtcagaaaaagaattatttttttgtatttttcagaaagaccctgatgtttcaggtaatcaacccgcagccCGGATTTAAGTTAGCCGAaacctttttttttgttttaacaaaaaaaaaccctcactttttagttaatcaatccacattttatctaaaacaaaattatccatatcttttaaaccgtaacttcgattttaatatatgaaatttgattaaaaaatgtgtataatctaaataggatgttatttttagctgttgaatacttcttaaatattatttttgatgcaaacttaatctgtagtgtacGGTCCTTTTTTTCGCTATTTCCGACGatgatacgaattgcaataaacatccattaaattaaaaccaaattgagagaaaagaaaatatcGTTAACGACACATGAACACCTTTGGAAaacctcgtggggagaaacaacatatttctcatcttattccgagtgactgtacattcaaacgcgttttcgttgtttgagcactaaggccatcgtcgacaacacaaatgtgatgccatgtgaaaatatattacgttcagaacgtgtgttattttctcttccgttgcaatgcatgggctcttttgctagtacatATTTAGTTAGTCAAATCAATGATCTAAAACTATATGCATGCCCTGTAAACTGAGACGGTGGAAGTAGTCAACACATTGAACATATTGAATGATTTATTTTCATTAAAAAATCTATCTCGTATTGAAAATTATATAACCAAAAAATCAAGCACGCCACATGTTTCAACTGAATGATTATTTTCGTACGTATCCATGCAGTCTGTGCCGGTGTACCTATCGGAGATGGCACCTGCGCATCTCCGCGGCATGCTCAACATTGGTTTCCAGCTCATGATCACCATCGGCATCCTGGCAGCAGAGCTCATCAACTACGGCACTAACAAAATCAAAGGCGGCCACGGTTGGCGAGTCAGCCTGGCTCTCGCGGCTGTGCCTGCGGTGATCATCACGGTGGGCGCACTCTTCCTCCCAGACACCCCCAACTCACTGATGGAGCGAGGCCACCCGGAGGCGTCGCGTCGAATGCTTCGTCGTATCCGAGGCACCGACGACATCGGCGAGGAGTACGCGGACCTAGTGGCTGCGAGGGAAATATCAAAGCAAGTACAACATCCGTGGCGCAACATCCTGATGCGCAAGTACCGCGCGCAGCTCACCATGGCTGTGCTCATCCCCTTCTTCCAGCAGGTCTCCGGCATCAATGTCATCAACTTCTATGCGCCTGTGCTGTTCGAGACCCTGGGTTTCAGGGGAGACGCGTCGCTCCTCTCGTCGGTGATGACCGGCGGCGTCCTCGTGCTCGGGTCGGTGGTTTCGATGTTCACCGTCGACAGGCTGGGGCGGCGGAAGCTGTTCCTGCAGGGTGGTGCGCAGATGCTGGTGTCCCAGATCGCCGTGGGAACTCTTATTGCGGTGAGGTTTGGGACGAGTGGGGTGGGAGAGATGCCCAGGGGTTATGCGGCTGCGGTGGTGCTCTTCATCTGCGTGTACGTGGCTGGCTTCGTGTGGTCGTGGGGGGCGCTGGGATGGCTGGTGCCGAGCGAGATCTTCCCGCTGGAGATCCGGTCGGCGGGGCAGAGCATCACCGTGTCGGTGAACATGTTCTTCACCTTCGTCATTGCGCAGGCCTTCCTCACCATGCTCTGTCACATGAAGTTTGGGCTCTTCTACTTCTTCGCTGGGTGGGTGGTGGTTATGACCACCTTCGTCGCGTTCTTCCTTCCGGAGACCAAGAATGTGCCCATGGAGGAGATGGTGCTAGTCTGGAAGGGACATTGGTTTTGGAGCAGGTTCATCGGAGACGCCGACGACATCCATGCCGGTGTAAGTGTGATAGCATCGACCTAGATGATAAATTTGTAATGAGTCGTTCGTGGACACATTTGCTTTGCTTCGTTGATTAATTTCATCTAAACGTACGCCATTGAAAGGGAGTTATCTGCGAACCGGAACCATGAGTTGGTTTCGAGATCTTAGTGGTTTGGATATCTTGTCCAGTCAACTTGTTTGGCACTAAATACTTTGTTAGTATTGTTGTTGTATACGTACACACTATACGCCTCACCGGAGGGAAAATCAGGTGCCGCAGTTGATGTGATCACAATATGAGGTGGACACTACACGAGGTGGAGACTGCATCATAAGTTATGTGCTCATGGCCACCGTATTCTGACTTCTGACCGGTGTTTCCGTTGCTGGAAGTTCGTATCCAAAGCTAGCATATGATGATTTCTCGGATCAATCGAATCTCCTCGAGCGCTGAGTTGTCCTCTACTAgatctccttgattttcttttgAGCACATAAACATGGTCGTGTTTTCTTAGAGCGCTACCGCATGCCGGATCTTAACATGAGACCCTTACGAGGTCAACAAATGGTAGATCCAAGGAAATGAAAACAAGTATGATACACCGGCCGATACAACACCAGCATAGCGACGCAgcaacagataaaacaaagcaaagcaaagcaaatacAAAAATGCAAGACTCCATGCCTAGACATGACTTCACGCCGGTGACTCCCCCTAGTATGTGTTATCCTGCCATGAAGCCCCTCTTAGAGCAGCACACCTCGCCTCGATCTGGATGATTAGGCGATCCATCTGCTGCCAGTCCTTAGGCCTCGCCAGCAGCCGCCAAAAGCTGCAAAAGTACCATGATTGTGTATATGATATTATCAAGATGTTTAAACAACCCAGGCTTAAGAAATTACACGCATAACCTTCTCCCTTTCGTGACAAGGATAAAAAAGGCATAACAATAGACCAAGTCAGGTCCTTCTCACAAAGACAAATGTGGTTGCATTGTTAAGCTCGTTTCGGTAACACTATGACTCGATCAACAGATGAAGGAATTATGTCATCAAGTTTATTTTAGTTAAAGCAATTCCTCTGTATTACTTACTAGCATATGATCTCAGTCATAGTTATATCCAACTTACATTTTCAACAAATATTTTAACCATGTATCTCTACTATTTCCATAAGTAAAATAACAAGTATTTCACCTTGATTCATGACTACTTCAAATATGTGATCTACTGGTCATGTGAAATTTGCACATTAACATAGAAGTAGCCGAttcaattatttctacaaaaaatAGCCATGATATAATCATTTTTGAGATAATTCAAATTAATTTAAAATTCATTACTAAACAATAGCCTGTAATTCCATCATGCAAAGTGTGGCGGCTTTCCTTGATCAACTCGGTGTCATAGTACTCCTGATTTTCACCACTAAAGTTATGTTCCTCTGCAAATATGTCTAAATGACCAAAAAATAAATAGCACATAAATAATTTAATTTTCCCAGAAATTCTAGAATAAATATAAAATTATAAAACTTTGCCAAGATACAAAGGAGCTCAGAAGAAAACAAGTGCAAAAACtttcatctcatttggacttATAGATTGAGAGCAATGTATTGTCAAAGTTGCTGGTCAAACTGGATTTAAATGAATTTTAAAGAAAATCGGACAGAGGGCACATCGAAAACATAAACTGGAAACCGTGTCCACGTACGTACCAATTCGGCAGGCGTGCAGTCTATGACACTGGGCCCACCCATGATGTTGGAGTGAGAGAGTGGGAAACAGTGGGCTCATTGGCAGACGTTCGCCTGGGTAGCAGGCACGATGGTGTCTCTACATAGGTTGGGTGAAACGCATGTACCCGGATCACGACGATAGGTGGCTAGATTACGAGGCATGCTTCTTCTCTAGAGATGGTGGGCGGCGGTGGTCATCAAGAAATTGAGCACCACAGTGTGgccaggagagagagagggggatctCAGAAAGAGCAAGAGGTCGTGATAGGGAGGACTAGAAGCGGGTGGCGGTGGAGAGGCCCGTGCGGCGGAGCTTCGATGGGATTTGAGGATAGAGGCACTCCTGGCATTGGCTCTGGGTTCTCAAACTCGATTGGGGGTCGTTGAGTGGTGGTGTGGTGCTAGAACGAGAAGGGCAAACTCGAGCTTCTTTTCCAATACGCAAACCTTTTTCAACATTTCGATGACATTTGGCACTCATTTGTATTccccaaaaaaaaaatcaacaaaagCATGCGATCAACGGAAAGTTGAATCGCCCAACACGTCCAGCATGCCACACACCAGCAATCAAGTATGCATGCATGCTCATACGTGCATACATGATGTTGAATTTAGAAAAGAATTATCACCCACAATGTGTCTCCTCGTCTATCTCTGATTAAACGCATGAAATCAAGAAGAGAGAGATGTGGTGGATGACCAATGGTGAGAGAAGTCAGACGAAGAGGAAGATAACGTCGTTGGAGAGGCAAAAAAAAATGGAG
Coding sequences within:
- the LOC123440888 gene encoding sugar transport protein MST3-like — encoded protein: MAGGAFVDTAGGKQYPGKLTLYVVFTCVVASTGGLIFGYDIGISGGVTSMDPFLLKFFPEVYRQKQAASKSNQYCQYDNQLLQAFTSSLYLAALVASFFASTVTRVLGRKWSMLAGGFTFLVGAALNGAAQNVAMLIVGRMLLGVGIGFANQSVPVYLSEMAPAHLRGMLNIGFQLMITIGILAAELINYGTNKIKGGHGWRVSLALAAVPAVIITVGALFLPDTPNSLMERGHPEASRRMLRRIRGTDDIGEEYADLVAAREISKQVQHPWRNILMRKYRAQLTMAVLIPFFQQVSGINVINFYAPVLFETLGFRGDASLLSSVMTGGVLVLGSVVSMFTVDRLGRRKLFLQGGAQMLVSQIAVGTLIAVRFGTSGVGEMPRGYAAAVVLFICVYVAGFVWSWGALGWLVPSEIFPLEIRSAGQSITVSVNMFFTFVIAQAFLTMLCHMKFGLFYFFAGWVVVMTTFVAFFLPETKNVPMEEMVLVWKGHWFWSRFIGDADDIHAGVSVIAST